From one Streptomyces sp. NBC_01478 genomic stretch:
- a CDS encoding DNA repair helicase XPB, whose protein sequence is MNGPLIVQSDKTLLLEVDHERADECRRAIAPFAELERAPEHIHTYRVTPLGLWNARAAGHDAEQVVDALVEYSRYPVPHALLVDIAETMDRYGRLTLSKHPAHGLVLTTTDRPVLEEILRSKRVAPLVGNRLDPDTVAVHPSERGQIKQVLLKLGWPAEDLAGYVDGEAHPIELDENGWALRPYQKQAVENFWHGGSGVVVLPCGAGKTLVGAGAMAQAKSTTLILVTNTVSARQWKHELIKRTSLTEEEIGEYSGTRKEIRPVTIATYQVLTTRRKGIYPHLELFDSRDWGLILYDEVHLLPAPVFKFTADLQARRRLGLTATLVREDGRESDVFSLIGPKRFDAPWKEIEAQGYIAPADCVEVRVNLTESERLAYATAEAEEKYRFCATTATKRKVTEAIVRRFAGQQILVIGQYIDQLDELGEHLNAPVIKGETSNAQREKLFGAFREGEISVLVVSKVANFSIDLPEATVAIQVSGTFGSRQEEAQRLGRVLRPKADGHQAHFYSVVARDTIDQDFAAHRQRFLAEQGYAYRIMDADEILAEN, encoded by the coding sequence GTGAATGGCCCCCTCATCGTCCAGTCCGACAAGACCCTGCTCCTCGAGGTCGATCACGAGCGAGCCGACGAGTGCCGGCGCGCCATCGCGCCGTTCGCCGAGCTGGAGCGGGCGCCCGAGCACATCCACACATATCGGGTGACCCCGCTGGGACTGTGGAACGCGCGGGCCGCCGGGCACGACGCCGAGCAGGTCGTGGACGCGCTCGTGGAGTACAGCCGGTATCCCGTGCCGCACGCGCTGCTCGTGGACATCGCCGAGACCATGGACCGGTACGGCAGGCTCACGCTCTCCAAGCACCCCGCGCACGGGCTCGTCCTCACCACCACCGACCGGCCCGTGCTGGAGGAGATCCTGCGCTCGAAGCGGGTCGCCCCGCTGGTCGGCAACCGGCTCGACCCCGACACCGTGGCCGTACACCCCTCCGAGCGCGGCCAGATCAAGCAGGTGCTGCTGAAGCTGGGCTGGCCGGCCGAGGACCTCGCCGGGTACGTCGACGGCGAGGCGCACCCGATCGAGCTGGACGAGAACGGGTGGGCGCTGCGGCCCTACCAGAAGCAGGCCGTGGAGAACTTCTGGCACGGCGGCAGTGGTGTCGTCGTGCTGCCGTGCGGTGCCGGGAAGACCCTCGTCGGCGCCGGCGCCATGGCGCAGGCCAAGTCGACCACGCTCATCCTCGTCACCAACACCGTCTCCGCCCGGCAGTGGAAGCACGAGCTGATCAAGCGGACCTCGCTGACGGAGGAGGAGATCGGCGAGTACAGCGGGACGCGCAAGGAGATCCGGCCCGTCACCATCGCCACGTACCAGGTGCTGACGACCCGGCGGAAGGGGATCTACCCCCACCTGGAGCTCTTCGACTCCCGTGACTGGGGGCTCATCCTCTACGACGAGGTGCATCTGCTGCCCGCGCCCGTCTTCAAGTTCACCGCCGACCTCCAGGCGCGGCGGCGGCTCGGGCTGACCGCGACGCTGGTGCGCGAGGACGGCCGGGAGTCGGACGTGTTCTCCCTCATCGGGCCGAAGCGGTTCGACGCGCCCTGGAAGGAGATCGAGGCGCAGGGCTACATCGCGCCCGCCGACTGTGTCGAGGTCCGGGTCAATCTCACGGAGTCCGAGCGGCTCGCGTACGCCACCGCCGAGGCCGAGGAGAAGTACCGCTTCTGTGCGACCACCGCGACGAAGCGGAAGGTCACGGAGGCGATCGTGCGGCGCTTCGCCGGTCAGCAGATCCTCGTCATCGGGCAGTACATCGACCAACTCGACGAACTGGGCGAGCACTTGAACGCCCCGGTGATCAAGGGCGAGACCTCCAACGCCCAGCGGGAGAAGCTCTTCGGCGCCTTCCGCGAGGGGGAGATCAGCGTCCTCGTCGTGTCCAAGGTCGCCAACTTCTCCATCGATCTGCCGGAGGCGACCGTCGCCATCCAGGTGTCCGGCACGTTCGGCTCACGCCAGGAGGAGGCCCAGCGGCTCGGGCGGGTGCTGCGGCCGAAGGCCGACGGTCACCAGGCCCACTTCTACTCCGTCGTCGCCCGGGACACGATCGACCAGGACTTCGCGGCCCACCGCCAGCGCTTCCTGGCGGAACAGGGGTATGCGTACCGGATCATGGACGCGGACGAGATCCTCGCGGAGAACTGA
- a CDS encoding cold-shock protein, translating to MPTGKVKWFNSEKGFGFLSRDDGGDVFVHSSVLPAGVDALKPGQRVEFGVVAGQRGDQALSVTLLDPTPSVAAAQRKKPDELASIVQDLTTLLENITPMLERGRYPDKPAGAKIAGLLRAVADQLDV from the coding sequence GTGCCTACCGGCAAGGTCAAGTGGTTCAACAGCGAGAAGGGCTTCGGCTTTCTCTCCCGTGACGACGGCGGTGACGTCTTCGTCCATTCCTCGGTTCTGCCCGCCGGAGTTGATGCCCTGAAGCCCGGACAGCGCGTGGAGTTCGGGGTCGTCGCCGGTCAGCGCGGCGACCAGGCCCTCTCGGTGACCCTGCTCGACCCGACCCCGTCGGTCGCGGCGGCCCAACGCAAGAAGCCGGACGAACTGGCCTCCATCGTCCAGGACTTGACGACCCTCCTGGAGAACATCACGCCCATGCTGGAACGCGGCCGCTATCCCGACAAGCCCGCGGGCGCGAAGATCGCGGGCCTGCTGCGGGCGGTCGCCGACCAGTTGGACGTGTAG
- a CDS encoding helicase-associated domain-containing protein codes for MSTSATPPRSLAEALRSRDDASLAALLRSRPDLITPVPTDLTQLATRAGTRGSVVRALERLDRFALQTAEALAVAADPAPYDALLGLMAGDARDAAVTHALPRALATLREQALVWGADDRLRLVRTARELLAPSPQHPSPTGLGPTVAEATAGMSPGRIQEIVTAAGLPSTHDSVSAVAALTKLFTARRRMKALLAGAPEESLEVLNRLVWGPPYGQVTADPAARLRWLIDRGLLLPTAPGTVVLPREVALHLRAGRAHRATEPVAPPVEAKATHRPQVVDTTAAGQAYTALAAVEELMKDWDEGGPTVMRAGGLSVRDLKRTAVALDVAEPVAAFWVELAYAAGLLASDGEADERYAATPALDEWLEQPAAQRWARLAEAWLTATRTSGLVGGRDGKDRTLSALGPGLDRSAAPEVRHRVLGLLAGLPEGASPSVESVLARLRWERPVRGAGGASAVAQGGTPGSPQEGDDLRSRLARWTLGEAEMLGVTGRGALSAQGRALLGSRGAAATGHADPASATGSGSGAATSAGSRAAAPSGPGDKLPVHHHRTPAPPEPLSPAEQATASAAAARLLAPLLPEPLDHVLLQADLTAVAPGPLERPLADMLDVLADVESKGGATVYRFTPGSVRRALDAGRSASDLHDFLTAHSRTPVPQPLAYLIDDVARRHGHLRIGTASAYVRCDDDSVLSEILADKRSAGLRLRRLAPTVLAAQADPAALLDGLRAMGFAPAAESAEGDVVITRAHAHRTPPRTAPEPVPDGPPTPDTTLLSAAIRAIRAGDRASTTPLKTTPSPAGELPRTSSAETLATMQAAVLTGDTVWIGYVNAEGSASQRVIAPMRVEGGFVTAYDHTADEVRTYPLHRVTGVAELAEG; via the coding sequence ATGAGCACCTCGGCCACGCCGCCCCGTTCGCTCGCGGAGGCACTTCGAAGCAGGGACGACGCGTCCCTGGCCGCGCTGCTGCGCAGCCGTCCCGACCTCATCACGCCCGTTCCCACCGACCTCACCCAGCTCGCGACCCGGGCCGGTACGCGCGGGTCGGTCGTGCGGGCGCTGGAGCGGCTGGACCGGTTCGCGCTGCAGACGGCGGAGGCGCTGGCCGTGGCGGCGGACCCGGCGCCGTACGACGCGCTGCTCGGGCTCATGGCGGGCGACGCGCGCGACGCGGCCGTCACGCACGCCCTGCCGCGCGCCCTCGCGACCCTGCGCGAGCAGGCGCTGGTGTGGGGTGCGGACGACCGGCTGCGGCTGGTGCGGACGGCGCGTGAGCTGCTGGCGCCGTCGCCGCAGCATCCGTCGCCGACCGGGCTCGGGCCCACGGTCGCGGAGGCCACGGCGGGTATGTCGCCGGGCCGTATCCAGGAGATCGTGACGGCCGCCGGGCTGCCCTCCACCCATGACTCGGTGTCCGCGGTGGCCGCGCTCACCAAGCTGTTCACGGCCCGGAGGCGGATGAAGGCGCTGCTCGCCGGGGCCCCCGAGGAGTCTCTGGAGGTGCTGAACCGGCTGGTCTGGGGGCCGCCCTACGGGCAGGTGACCGCCGATCCGGCGGCCCGGCTGCGCTGGCTCATCGACCGGGGCCTGCTGCTGCCGACCGCGCCCGGCACGGTCGTACTCCCCCGCGAAGTGGCCCTGCATCTGCGGGCCGGGCGCGCGCACCGCGCGACGGAGCCGGTGGCGCCGCCGGTCGAGGCGAAGGCCACGCACCGTCCACAGGTTGTGGACACTACGGCGGCCGGGCAGGCGTACACCGCGCTGGCGGCCGTCGAGGAGTTGATGAAGGACTGGGACGAGGGCGGGCCGACGGTGATGCGGGCCGGCGGCCTCAGCGTCCGCGATCTGAAGCGGACCGCCGTCGCACTGGACGTGGCGGAGCCGGTCGCCGCCTTCTGGGTCGAACTGGCTTATGCGGCAGGCCTGTTGGCGTCCGACGGCGAGGCGGACGAGCGGTACGCGGCGACCCCGGCCCTCGACGAGTGGCTGGAGCAGCCCGCCGCGCAGCGCTGGGCCCGGCTCGCGGAGGCGTGGCTGACGGCGACGCGGACGTCGGGGCTGGTGGGCGGGCGGGACGGGAAGGACCGGACGCTGTCGGCGCTGGGCCCCGGTCTGGACCGCTCGGCCGCTCCGGAGGTACGGCACCGGGTGCTCGGGCTGCTCGCCGGGTTGCCCGAGGGGGCCTCGCCGTCGGTGGAGTCGGTGCTGGCGCGGTTGCGGTGGGAGCGGCCGGTGCGGGGGGCGGGGGGTGCGTCGGCGGTGGCCCAAGGGGGCACGCCGGGGAGTCCTCAGGAGGGCGACGATCTGCGCAGTCGGCTTGCCCGGTGGACGTTGGGCGAGGCCGAGATGTTGGGGGTGACCGGGCGGGGGGCTCTGTCGGCGCAGGGGCGGGCGTTGCTGGGGAGCAGGGGGGCGGCGGCGACCGGCCACGCCGATCCCGCGTCTGCCACTGGATCCGGGTCCGGGGCCGCTACTTCCGCCGGTTCTCGTGCCGCGGCTCCCTCCGGCCCCGGCGACAAGCTTCCCGTCCATCACCACCGCACGCCCGCTCCCCCCGAGCCGCTCTCCCCCGCCGAACAGGCCACGGCGAGTGCCGCCGCCGCCCGGCTCCTCGCGCCGTTGCTGCCCGAGCCCTTGGACCACGTGCTGCTCCAGGCGGATCTGACGGCGGTGGCGCCGGGGCCGTTGGAACGGCCGTTGGCGGACATGCTGGACGTGCTCGCGGACGTGGAGTCGAAGGGCGGGGCGACGGTCTACCGCTTCACGCCGGGCTCGGTGCGCCGCGCGCTGGACGCGGGCCGTTCCGCCTCCGACCTGCACGACTTCCTCACCGCGCACTCCCGTACGCCGGTCCCGCAGCCCCTCGCCTACCTGATCGACGACGTGGCCCGCAGGCACGGCCATCTGCGGATCGGTACGGCCTCGGCGTATGTGCGCTGCGACGACGACTCGGTGCTCAGCGAGATCCTCGCGGACAAGCGGTCGGCGGGCCTGCGACTGCGCCGCCTCGCGCCGACCGTGCTGGCGGCGCAGGCCGACCCGGCGGCGCTCCTCGACGGGCTGCGCGCGATGGGCTTCGCGCCGGCCGCCGAGTCCGCGGAGGGCGATGTCGTCATCACCCGCGCCCACGCCCACCGCACCCCGCCCCGCACGGCCCCGGAACCGGTGCCGGACGGCCCGCCGACCCCGGACACGACCCTCCTGTCGGCGGCGATCCGCGCGATCAGGGCGGGCGACCGCGCCTCCACGACGCCCCTCAAGACGACGCCTTCGCCGGCCGGCGAACTCCCCCGCACCAGTTCCGCCGAGACCCTCGCCACCATGCAGGCCGCCGTCCTCACCGGCGACACCGTCTGGATCGGCTACGTCAACGCCGAGGGCTCCGCGAGCCAGCGCGTGATCGCCCCGATGCGGGTGGAGGGCGGCTTCGTCACGGCGTACGACCACACGGCGGACGAGGTACGGACGTATCCGCTGCACCGGGTGACGGGGGTCGCCGAGCTGGCGGAGGGGTAG
- a CDS encoding NUDIX domain-containing protein has translation MGELVERVDEQDRVLGTVDRGEAIANHWMHRVATTVCRDGEGRVLVHRRAADMSRFPGQYNFLVGGAAEVGESYEEAAARELAEELGVRVPVRFAFKFLCRGVISPYWLGVHEAVVHTEIAPDPAEIAWHAWVTEGELREMARRPTFVADAAEALDRYLN, from the coding sequence ATGGGAGAGCTTGTGGAGCGGGTCGACGAACAGGACCGGGTGCTCGGGACGGTGGACCGGGGTGAGGCCATCGCCAACCACTGGATGCACCGCGTCGCCACGACCGTCTGCCGGGACGGCGAGGGCCGCGTCCTGGTGCACCGGCGGGCGGCGGACATGTCCAGGTTCCCGGGGCAGTACAACTTCCTGGTCGGCGGCGCCGCGGAGGTCGGGGAGTCCTACGAGGAGGCGGCGGCCCGTGAACTCGCCGAGGAACTCGGGGTGCGGGTGCCGGTGCGGTTCGCCTTCAAGTTCCTGTGCCGGGGCGTGATCAGCCCGTACTGGCTCGGCGTCCACGAAGCCGTCGTCCACACGGAGATAGCCCCCGACCCGGCCGAGATCGCCTGGCACGCGTGGGTCACGGAGGGCGAGCTGCGGGAGATGGCCCGGCGCCCGACATTCGTGGCGGACGCGGCGGAGGCGCTGGACCGCTATCTGAACTGA
- a CDS encoding HAD family hydrolase has product MAHMTSYSVPGPTVGFDLDMTLIDSRPGIHAAMLALAERTGTYIDADLAISRLGPPLADELINWFPADEVPAVADLYREMYPSFAIAATLAMPGAPEAIEAVRAAGGRAVVVTAKYQPNAKLHLAHLGIDADAVIGDLWAEQKAEALREEGASVYVGDHVGDVRGARVAEAMSVAVATGPCDADELRAAGADVVLGDLTEFPRWLSDYLVARA; this is encoded by the coding sequence ATGGCCCATATGACTTCTTACTCCGTGCCCGGCCCGACCGTCGGCTTCGACCTCGACATGACCCTCATCGACTCCCGGCCCGGTATCCACGCCGCCATGCTGGCGCTGGCGGAGCGGACGGGGACGTACATCGACGCCGATCTCGCGATCAGCCGGCTCGGGCCGCCGCTCGCGGACGAGTTGATCAACTGGTTCCCGGCGGACGAGGTGCCCGCGGTGGCGGACCTGTACCGCGAGATGTACCCGTCGTTCGCCATCGCCGCGACCCTCGCGATGCCCGGCGCCCCCGAGGCGATCGAGGCCGTACGGGCGGCCGGCGGGCGGGCGGTCGTGGTGACCGCGAAGTACCAGCCCAACGCGAAGCTGCACCTCGCCCATCTCGGCATCGACGCCGACGCCGTGATCGGCGACCTGTGGGCCGAGCAGAAGGCGGAGGCGCTGCGCGAGGAGGGCGCGAGCGTCTACGTCGGCGACCACGTCGGCGACGTGCGCGGAGCCCGCGTCGCCGAGGCCATGTCGGTCGCGGTGGCGACCGGCCCGTGCGACGCCGACGAACTGCGCGCGGCCGGCGCGGACGTCGTCCTCGGCGACCTCACCGAGTTCCCGCGCTGGCTTTCGGACTACCTCGTCGCACGCGCCTGA
- a CDS encoding 1,4-dihydroxy-6-naphthoate synthase yields MTASTEPLQIAYSPCPNDTFVFDAWAHGRVPGAPALDVTFADIDITNGMAERGELDVLKVSYAVLPYVLDEYALLPCGGALGRGCGPLVLTRGPGDLTGRTVAVPSERSTAYLLFRLWAADTIPGGVGEIVVMPFHEIMPAVRDGKVDAGLVIHEARFTYQNYGLHKLADMGEHWEATTGLPIPLGAIIAKRSLGGERLNLLADSIRTSVRAAWDDPEASRPYVMEHAQEMDPSVADQHIGLYVNEFTAELGEDGYAAVRGLLTRAAAEGLVPALGPDALTFP; encoded by the coding sequence ATGACCGCTTCGACCGAGCCTTTGCAGATCGCCTACTCCCCCTGCCCCAACGACACCTTCGTCTTCGACGCGTGGGCGCACGGGCGGGTGCCGGGCGCGCCCGCGCTGGACGTGACCTTCGCGGACATCGACATCACCAACGGCATGGCCGAGCGCGGTGAGTTGGACGTGCTGAAGGTGTCGTACGCCGTGCTGCCGTACGTTCTCGACGAGTACGCGCTGCTGCCCTGCGGGGGTGCGCTGGGGCGGGGGTGCGGGCCGCTGGTCCTCACCCGGGGGCCGGGAGATCTGACGGGGCGTACGGTCGCGGTGCCGAGCGAGCGGTCGACCGCGTATCTGCTGTTCCGGCTCTGGGCTGCGGACACGATTCCGGGCGGGGTGGGCGAGATCGTCGTCATGCCGTTCCACGAGATCATGCCGGCCGTGCGGGACGGGAAGGTCGACGCGGGGCTCGTCATCCACGAGGCGCGCTTCACGTACCAGAACTACGGCCTGCACAAGCTCGCGGACATGGGCGAGCACTGGGAGGCCACGACCGGTCTGCCGATCCCGCTGGGCGCGATCATCGCCAAACGGTCCCTGGGCGGCGAGCGGTTGAACCTGCTCGCCGACTCGATCCGCACGTCCGTCCGCGCCGCCTGGGACGACCCCGAGGCCTCCCGCCCGTACGTCATGGAACACGCCCAGGAGATGGACCCGTCCGTCGCCGACCAGCACATCGGCCTGTACGTCAACGAGTTCACGGCGGAGCTCGGTGAGGACGGGTATGCGGCGGTCCGGGGGTTGTTGACGCGCGCGGCGGCGGAGGGACTCGTGCCGGCACTTGGACCGGACGCGCTTACGTTCCCCTGA